One window of Quercus robur chromosome 5, dhQueRobu3.1, whole genome shotgun sequence genomic DNA carries:
- the LOC126725571 gene encoding auxin-responsive protein IAA17-like — protein MSPENRNYSPESDVMGLNLKETELTLGMPGETRVTMDTGVKFGTKRGFSETIDLNLGRSNVKCHDKVCDDELENDVLGGATKSLTAKAQLVGWPPVRASRKNVMKSCKFIKVAVDGAPYLRKVDLEMYNSYQQLLSALEDMFSCLTIRNYLSEKKLMDPANGVEYVATYEDRDGDWMLVGDVPWKMFVESCKRVRLMKSSEAIGLAPRTPQKCSSTA, from the exons ATGTCACCGGAAAATAGAAACTACTCGCCGGAATCCGATGTCATGGGCCTGAATTTGAAGGAGACGGAGCTGACCTTAGGGATGCCGGGTGAGACACGTGTAACGATGGATACCGGTGTAAAGTTCGGCACCAAACGTGGGTTTTCAGAGACCATCGATCTTAACCTTGGTAGATCAAACGTTAAATGTCATGATAAAGTTTGTGATGATGAGTTGGAGAATGATGTCTTGGGTGGTGCAACAAAATCTCTCACAGCAAA GGCACAACTAGTTGGGTGGCCACCGGTGAGAGCATCAAGGAAGAACGTAATGAAGAGCTGCAAGTTCATAAAGGTGGCTGTGGATGGAGCTCCATATCTAAGAAAGGTTGATCTAGAAATGTACAATAGCTATCAGCAGCTGTTGAGTGCTCTAGAGGATATGTTCTCTTGTTTGACAATTC GTAATTATTTGAGTGAGAAGAAGCTTATGGACCCTGCAAATGGCGTGGAATATGTTGCTACTTATGAGGATAGAGATGGTGACTGGATGTTAGTTGGGGATGTACCATGGAA AATGTTTGTTGAATCATGCAAGAGGGTAAGATTGATGAAAAGCTCGGAGGCAATTGGACTAG CTCCAAGGACACCACAAAAATGTTCAAGCACAGCTTAG